One segment of Carya illinoinensis cultivar Pawnee chromosome 1, C.illinoinensisPawnee_v1, whole genome shotgun sequence DNA contains the following:
- the LOC122279824 gene encoding uncharacterized protein LOC122279824, whose amino-acid sequence MDHRGDNVTVQPKNQEAILGQNLGMDSNALFETCPREEGNTRRKIGDSLGENHPEIAAGQMEATGLDRSPFLLGQKVVELTSEVAGIDWLASPMTWVCIGDFNEIISQDEKVRASTRPYKQLEAFCEAIDTYSLSLIYTKGQKFPWSNKRRGKRFTKEKLDRGLENLDWKLKFPNATCFVLLAIKSDHSPLHLQLADFPPECRRTKPPFRYEALWSLETKCSTIILSTCSRITDGIDASSNIRTKLSNYTSALQKWATGLKREGPTKFRQHIDKIASLQSVDKGDQTNTIQQLQQEMEQDLAEEELKWKQRAKQQWLQHGDKNTHFYHMHANQRRKTNTISHIRDQNGLKTSNREKIAVAFSNFYSQLFLS is encoded by the exons ATGGACCATAGAGGGGACAATGTTACTGTCCAGCCTAAAAACCAGGAGGCAATTTTGGGTCAAAACTTAGGTATGGACTCTAATGCCCTATTTGAAACATGTCCTAGAGAGGAGGGCAACACTAGGAGGAAAATAGGGGATTCATTAGGAGAGAATCACCCAGAAATAGCTGCAGGACAAATGGAGGCCACTGGTCTTGATAGGTCTCCCTTTTTACTGGGCCAAAAGGTGGTAGAGTTGACTAGTGAGGTTGCAGGGATAGATTGG CTTGCATCACCAATGACATGGGTGTGCattggtgatttcaatgaaatcattAGCCAGGATGAAAAAGTTAGGGCATCAACTAGACCATACAAGCAGCTGGAGGCTTTTTGTGAGGCCATAGACACCTATTCCCTATCCTTAATCTACACTAAAGGCCAAAAATTCCCCTGGTCAAACAAGAGGAGGGGAAAGagatttacaaaagaaaaacttgATAGAGGTCTGGAAAACTTAGATTggaaattgaaattcccaaatGCCACCTGTTTTGTTCTACTAGCTATAAAATCTGACCATTCCCCTCTCCATTTGCAGTTAGCTGATTTTCCACCTGAATGCAGAAGAACAAAGCCTCCATTTCGATATGAAGCACTCTGGTCCTTAGAGACAAAATGTTCTACCATCATACTATCTACTTGTTCAAGGATAACAGATGGAATAGATGCTAGCTCAAATATCAGAACAAAGCTTTCCAACTACACCTCGGCTTTGCAAAAGTGGGCTACCGGTTTGAAAAGAGAAGGTCCAACTAAGTTCAGACAACATATAGATAAAATTGCAAGCCTACAATCAGTTGACAAGGGAGACCAGACAAACACTATCCAACAATTACAGCAAGAGATGGAACAAGACCTGGCTGAGGAGGAATTaaaatggaagcaaagggcAAAGCAGCAATGGTTACAACATGGAGACAAAAACACACATTTCTATCACATGCATGCTAACCAAAGGAGGAAGACCAACACAATTTCTCACATTAGGGACCAAAATGGTTTGAAGACTTCGAATAGGGAGAAAATAGCAGTAGCTTTCTCTAACTTTTATTCTCAATTGTTCCTATCCTAG